Within the Saccharomonospora amisosensis genome, the region CGGCGGCAGCGCCCCCGCGTACAGCCCCGCGATCGGCGGCAGCCCGGCCAGTTCGGCGTAGGCCAGCGACTGCGGGATGCCGACCATCGCCACGCTGACACCGGCGATGGCGTCGTACATCCACCGCCTGCGGGTCCCGCCGCTCGCGCCACCGTGTTGTTGCCTCACGCGCACGGTTGTGGCCACGGCTCAGTTCACGACCGACAACGGAAGCGCCAGCCCGGCGATGCTGCGCCGCACGACAGGAAGCCGCTGGGCCAACTCGGTGAACGCGACGGCGGACTGAGCATCCGGTGATCCCGTCACCACGGGCACCCCGATGTCGCCCGCCTCGCGCAGCGCCACGTCGAGCGGAATCTGCGCGAGCAGGTCGGTGCCGAGTTCGTCGGCCAGCTGCTGCCCGCCGCCTGACCCGAACATCGCGGTTTGCTCGCCACAGCTGGAGCAGTGAAGAGTGCTCATGTTCTCCACGACGCCTGCCACCGGCATCCGCATGTCCTTGGCCATGCGGCCGACCCTGGAGGCGACGTTGCGCGCGGCCGGCTGTGGCGTGGTGACCGCCAGCAGCGCGGCCTGCGGCACCAGCTCGAGCAGCGACAGCGTGATGTCCCCTGTGCCGGGTGGCAGGTCGAGCAGCAGCACGTCCAGCTCACCCCAGTGCACATCGGACAGGAACTGTTCTAGCGCCTTGTGCAGCATCGGGCCGCGCCAGACCACCGGCTCCTCCTCGGAGACGAAGAAGCCGACCGACATCAGCCGCACTCCGTGCTCCTCCACGGGCAGCATGAGTCCCTTCAGGGCGACCGGGTTGCGCCGCACGCCGAACAGCTGCGGGACCGAGTAGCCCCACACGTCGGCGTCGATCAGCCCGACCCGCTTGCCCGAAGCGGCCAGCGCCACCGCGAGGTTCGCCGCCACGGACGACTTGCCGACGCCGCCCTTGCCGCTGGCCACCGCGTACACCGCCGTCTGCGAGCCCAAGGCGTCGGTGGGACCGCCGCCTTCGGTGTTGCCACGCAGCCGCCCGGCCAGCTCCATGCGTTCGCGCTCGGTCATGCTGGTGAAGCTGACCTCCACGCTGTTGACGCCGGACACCCCGGTGGCGGCCGAGGTGACGTCGGCGGTCAGCCGGTCCCGAAGCGGGCAGGCGGGCGTGGTGAGCGCGATCTCGACGTGGACGGTGCCGCCCCGGCCGACGGTGACCGAACGCAGCATCTCCAGTTCACCGATGCCGCGATGGATCTCCGGGTCCGGTACGGCGGCCACCGCCGCACGCACCGCCGCCTCGTCGACCGCTACTCTGCTCCTGTTGCGGGTCAGCATGACCTCACCCATCCACCCGGTAGCCGCGGAGCTTGGGCGCCAGCGGGCGCATCATGAACTCCGGCCGACGCCTGCCCTCGGGGCCGAGCGTGGCGCGGGTCTTGCCAAGCCATTCCCGGTAGACCTCGGCCGAACGCCGGGTGTCCACGTAGACGTCGCCGTAGCGGTCCTGTGGCCTCGCGTGCTCCATATGGATCTTCTGCAGCCACGCGTGCATGCCGGAGTGCGGGTCGGGGTGCACGGGGAACGCCAGGTTCTGGTGCACGCCGGGGTCGGTCCAGTCGATCCGGCTCGAGTCGGGGTCGGAGGACTTGAACGGCTCGACGCCGCCCTTGTGCCGCAGCAACCAGGTGTGCTCGCCGTCGGGGTGGGACAGCTCGACCATGCCGCTGACCCAGCGACTGCCCTCGCCGGGGTGCAGCCGCCACCGGCCCATGTGGTGCGACAGCGCGCACACGCCGGGACGGATGCCCTCGGTCACCCACACTCGTGCGACGAAGTAGCCGATCTCGGTGTTGATACGCACCAGGTCGTCGGTGGCGACTCCGTGCCGCGCGGCGTCGACCGAGTTCAGCCACAGCGGGTGGGTGTTGGAGATCTCGTTGAGGTACTTCGCGTTGCCCGACCGGGTGTGGATCAGCGTGGGCAGCCGGAACGTCGGCACGAGCACCAACTCCCCGGCCTCCAGGTCGATCTCGCTCCTGGCGACGTGCGAGCGGATGTAGCCGGGCGTGGTGTGCTCCGGCCAGCCCCAGTCCCGCATCGAGGTGGAGTAGACCTCCAGCCTGCGAGATGGCGTCGGCCAGCCGAACGTGGCGGTGCCGTCCTCGTGCTTGAGGCCGACGGCACCCGCCTCTCCGATCACCGGCGCCACCGAGTCCGGGGTCACCGGGGTGCGAAGCACGCCGTTCTCGTCGGCGGTGGCCTCGGCGAGCTGGTTTTCGACCACCGGTCGCTCGTCCACCCGGTACACGTCGGTGTCGACCTCGACGACACCGTAGCGGCGCATGTACTCCAGCGGTTCCATGCCCTGGTCGGCTGCCTTCTTCGGCAGGCCGGGCACCTCGTTCTCGAATATCCAGCGGTAGTACTCGTCCACCGTGATCTTCTCACCGGGCCGGTACGGCGACTCGAAGTACCGCCTGATGCCCAGGCTGCCGTCGGGATCGATGCGCCAGGACAGCTCGAACCAGAACTCGTTCTCTTCCCACACCTCGCCTGGGTTGGCGTCGCGGGTGTCGGTGTAGTCCTTGCCGAGCCGGTCCATGGCGACCCTGCGCACCGGCTGCCGGAAACCCAGCCAGCGCCCGGCGTGGGTCTCGTAGGACTGCGTGTCGTGCCGCTCGCTGGAGTGCCCCATCGGCAGCACGTAGTCGGCGAACTCCGCCGTCTCCGACCACGTCGGGGTCAGCGCCACGTGCAGGCCGACCTTGTCCGGGTCGGTCAGCGCCTCCATCCAGGTGAACCCGTCCGGGTTGGTCCAGATCGGGTTGTAGACGCGGGAGAAGTACAGCTCCAGCTTGCCGCGGCCCTCGGCGAGGAAGTGCGGCAGCAGGATCGACATCTCGTTGGTCGCCAGCGGGTACTCGCGCGGCCAGGTCAGTTCGTTCCACCGCTCGTGGGGCTCCGGCTTGTTGGGGCCGTGCGGGATGAACTTGTGCCAGCCGTTGGGGCTGGTGCCACCGCGCTTGCCGATGCTGCCGGTGAGCGCGAGCACGAACCACAGCGTGCGCGCGACCTGCCAGCCGCCGAGGTTGCCCGCGGTCGCCGCACGCCAGACGTGCGCGGCGAGCCTGCCGTCGCAGTCCGCGACCAGCTCGGCGATCTCGGCGATGCGCTCGGCCGGGACCTGCGCCTCCTCGGCCGCGAACTCGAAGGTGTACTCGTCGTAGTCGGCGGTGATCCGGTCGAGGAACACCTCGAAGTCCTGCTCGACGTCGGGGTGCAGTTCCTCCAGGTAGGTGCGCCAGTTGAACCAGCGCCGCACGAACTCCTTGTCGATCCGCCGGGTACGCAGCAGGTAGGACGCGATGGCCAGCAGGATCGCGGCCTCGCTACCCGGCCACGGCGCCAGCCACACGTCGGCGTGGGAGGCGGTGTTGGACATCCGCGGATCGACCACGACCAGCTTGGCCCCGGACTGCTTGCCCTCCATGATCCGCTGCGCGTGCGGGTTGAAGTAGTGGCCGGTCTCCAGGTGGCTGGACAGCAGCAGGATGACCTTGGCGTTGGCGTGGTCGGCGGAGGGCCGGTCGAAACCGGTCCACAGCGACATGCCGAGGCGGGCTCCCGCCGAGCAGATGTTGGTGTGCGAGTTGTGCCCGTCCACGCCCCACGCCGTGAGGAACCGTTCGGCGAAGCCGTCCTCACCTGGCCTGCCGACGTGGTACATGATCTCGTTGTGCCGGTCCTCGCTGATCGCCTTGCGGATCCGACCCGCGATGTCGTCGAGCGCGTCGTCCCAGCTCACGCGCTCCCACTCGCCGCCACCACGCTCACCCTTGCGCCGCATCGGGTGCAGGATGCGCTCGGGGTCGTCGAGCTGGTTGACCGTCGCCGGGCCCTTGGCGCAGTTGCGACCACGCGAACCGGGGTGGGCGGGGTTGCCCTCCAGCTTCTTGACCGACAGGTCGTCCTTGTCCACGTAGGCCAGCAGGCCGCACGCACTCTCACAGTTGAAGCACGTGGTGGGGATCAACATGTAGGAGTGCGGGACCTTGCGCGGATGCGCCTTCGCGTCGTACTCGATGTGGTTGTCCCAGCTGGACACCGGAGGGAAGTTGCGCAGGTGCTCGTGGGTTCGCGCTCCCGGCAGCACCGGTTCGGTCCCGGTCATAGTGGGAGGCTCCTTTCGTGATGGCATGGGTTCATGACAGCGGGACGTCTTGCCCGGCCCGGACGAAGACGCTCTCGTAGGCCAGCAGCGCGCCCTGCACCACGAGCCCTGCCAAGAGCCCGAGTGCGAGTGATCCCGCGGCCCAGCCCGCGCCCGCGAGCGCCGTTCCGAGCAGGGCGAGTCCGATGCCTCCCGCCCAGAACATCCGGGCGTAGCGGCCGGAGACGACCATGTGCGCGGCCGCGGCGGCGTGCCTGGTGGCGTGCCTGCCCAGGTATTCGAAGAGCAGCATGAACACGTGCAGCAGTGCCGTGACGGTCAGCGCGGACAGCAGGAAGGTGCGGCCCGCGTCGTCGGTGTCCTCGACCAGTGCGGCGACGACGAGCGCGCCGGCACCGACCATGAAGGCCTGCACGACGAGGTGCCAGAACAGCAGCGGCGACTGCCACAGGTCCCGTCCTTCGGCCTGGCCGAACAGGAACCCGGTGTATCCGGCGGTCATCGCGGCGGCGAGCAGGGCGGGAACGGCCAGCCACGTGAACACCGTGTCCACGGTGGAGGCGGCGATGATTCCGGCGGCGCCGAGCACACCCATCGCGAGCCACGCCACGAACAGTCCCGCTCCCGCTCCGAGCACCACCGCACCCCAGAACATCCACGAGGTCGGGTTGGGTTTTAGCAGGATGTACAGGAAGCGCTCGGGGCGCTTGAGGTCCCACACGAGCAGCACACCGGTGATCGCGATACCTGCCACACCGATGGCGGGGGCCACGATGTCACCGACCGCGCCGAGGTCCACACCGAGCATGTGCGCCAGCGCGGCGAGCAGCATGGCGCCCGCGCCGACGGCCTTGGTCCACAGGTAGGTCGTGACCCGCCAGCCCCACGGCCTCGGGTGCGCGGTGTTCAGCGTGGTACGGGCCTTACTCACCGGGTCGACCGGCAGGTCCTTCGAGGCCGACTTGCGGTGCTCGTCCGGGCGCGCCCACAGGTAGGACTCGCCGGTGGGTGCGGCCTGCGGGTCCAGGACGGCGCGGTCCGCCCCGAGGTAGAACACGTTCGGTCCGGTGTTCTGCTCCGGAGCCCTGACCTGCACTGGGTTCTCGTTCACGAGCTTGGCGATCCCGCTGGTGGGGTCGTCGAGGTCGCCCACCCAGATGGAGTGCGTCGGGCACACCACCACGCAGGCGGGCTCCAAGCCCTCGTCCACCCGGTGGGCGCAGAAGTTGCACTTCGCAGCCGTATGGGTGTCCTCGTCGATATATATAGCGTCGTAGGGGCAGCCCTGCATGCAGGCCTTACACCCGATGCAACGCTCGTTGTCGAAGTCGACGATGCCGTCGTCCCGCTTGAACAAGGCCTGGGTGGGACAGATCTTCACGCAGGGCGCGTCGGTGCAGTGGTTGCACCGCATGACGCCGAAATCCCGGGTGGTGGCGGGGAAATCTCCCGACTCCACGTACTTCACCCAGGTGCGGAACTGTCCGACCGGGACCTCGTGTTCGGTCTTGCAGGCGACCGTGCAGGCGTGACAGCCGATGCACGTGCGCTGATCGATCGCGAAGCCGTACCGCAATGGAACCTCCGTACTGTGACCCACGGTGACGTTAGTTCCGTGGCAACACCCCCGGTACCAACCTCGATCCTGGGTACACCCAAGTCAGACTTTGGAGTAACGTGAACGCGTGCCACTGCCGCCACGGGTGCCGGAACTCGGCGCCCTCGATCTGCTGCTCAGCGTCGCCAAGCTGGGCAGTCTGGGTAAGGCTGCGCGCGAGCACGGCATCTCACAGCCTGCCGCCGCGTCCCGCGTGCGTAACATGGAACGCCTGATCGGGGTACCCCTGATCGTGCGATCCGCAACGGGCTCCCAGCTCACGGACGAGGGGTCGGTGATCGCCGACTGGGCGGGCCGTGTGGTGGACGCGGCGGCCGAACTGGACGCGGGTATATCGGCGCTGCGTAACCAACAGGCCAGCCGCATCCAGCTCGCGTGCAGCATGACCATCGCCGAGTACCTGCTGCCCGGCTGGCTGGCCGAGCTGCGCAGGCGGCTGCCCGGCGCGACGATCGGCCTGCAGGTGGTCAACTCCGCCGAGGTGGCCGAGCTGGTGCTCTCCGGCAAGGTCGATCTGGGGTTCGTGGAGGGCGCGCGACCACCCGAGGGATTGGACGCCTACCCGGTGGCGCGCGACCAGTTGCTGCTCGTGGTGCCACACGACCACGCGTGGGCCCGCCGCGCCGAGCCGGTGAACGCGGCCGAACTCGCCGCGACGCCGTTGATCAGCCGGGAGCCCGGTTCCGGCACCCGCTATGTGCTGGACCACGAACTCGAAAGGCTCGGTTACCACTCGCGCCCGGCCCCGATCATGGAGCTGTCCTCCACCACGGCCATCAAGGCCGCCGTCGAGGCCGGGATCGGCCCTGCCGTACTGAGTTCGCTGGCGCTCGCCGAGGACGTGGCTCAGGGCAAGCTGGTCGTGGTGCCGACACAGGGCCTCGATCTGCGGCGAGTGCTGCGGTTGGTGCTTCGCTCCGGGGAGCAGCTCCCGCCGGTACTGCGTGACGTCGTCGCGGCCACGGGTGCTGGTGCAGGCGCTAGGCGCGACCGGCCAGGTCCCGGCGCCGCCCGGCCTCTGCGGCCATGATGTCGCGCAGCAGGTCGATGGCGTGCAACAACTGGGGGTAGCGCAGCGAGTAGAAGATGCTGTTGCCGCTTCGCCGGGTGCCGACGATGCCACGCTCGCGCAGCATCGCCAGGTGCTGGGAGACGTTGGGCTGCGTGGTGTCCAGCAGTTCGCACAGCTCACCGACCGAACGCGGGCCACCGGCCAGCGCGTACAGCAACATCAGCCGCTTGGGGTCGTTGAGCGCCTTGCACAGG harbors:
- a CDS encoding P-loop NTPase, yielding MLTRNRSRVAVDEAAVRAAVAAVPDPEIHRGIGELEMLRSVTVGRGGTVHVEIALTTPACPLRDRLTADVTSAATGVSGVNSVEVSFTSMTERERMELAGRLRGNTEGGGPTDALGSQTAVYAVASGKGGVGKSSVAANLAVALAASGKRVGLIDADVWGYSVPQLFGVRRNPVALKGLMLPVEEHGVRLMSVGFFVSEEEPVVWRGPMLHKALEQFLSDVHWGELDVLLLDLPPGTGDITLSLLELVPQAALLAVTTPQPAARNVASRVGRMAKDMRMPVAGVVENMSTLHCSSCGEQTAMFGSGGGQQLADELGTDLLAQIPLDVALREAGDIGVPVVTGSPDAQSAVAFTELAQRLPVVRRSIAGLALPLSVVN
- a CDS encoding molybdopterin-dependent oxidoreductase, translating into MTGTEPVLPGARTHEHLRNFPPVSSWDNHIEYDAKAHPRKVPHSYMLIPTTCFNCESACGLLAYVDKDDLSVKKLEGNPAHPGSRGRNCAKGPATVNQLDDPERILHPMRRKGERGGGEWERVSWDDALDDIAGRIRKAISEDRHNEIMYHVGRPGEDGFAERFLTAWGVDGHNSHTNICSAGARLGMSLWTGFDRPSADHANAKVILLLSSHLETGHYFNPHAQRIMEGKQSGAKLVVVDPRMSNTASHADVWLAPWPGSEAAILLAIASYLLRTRRIDKEFVRRWFNWRTYLEELHPDVEQDFEVFLDRITADYDEYTFEFAAEEAQVPAERIAEIAELVADCDGRLAAHVWRAATAGNLGGWQVARTLWFVLALTGSIGKRGGTSPNGWHKFIPHGPNKPEPHERWNELTWPREYPLATNEMSILLPHFLAEGRGKLELYFSRVYNPIWTNPDGFTWMEALTDPDKVGLHVALTPTWSETAEFADYVLPMGHSSERHDTQSYETHAGRWLGFRQPVRRVAMDRLGKDYTDTRDANPGEVWEENEFWFELSWRIDPDGSLGIRRYFESPYRPGEKITVDEYYRWIFENEVPGLPKKAADQGMEPLEYMRRYGVVEVDTDVYRVDERPVVENQLAEATADENGVLRTPVTPDSVAPVIGEAGAVGLKHEDGTATFGWPTPSRRLEVYSTSMRDWGWPEHTTPGYIRSHVARSEIDLEAGELVLVPTFRLPTLIHTRSGNAKYLNEISNTHPLWLNSVDAARHGVATDDLVRINTEIGYFVARVWVTEGIRPGVCALSHHMGRWRLHPGEGSRWVSGMVELSHPDGEHTWLLRHKGGVEPFKSSDPDSSRIDWTDPGVHQNLAFPVHPDPHSGMHAWLQKIHMEHARPQDRYGDVYVDTRRSAEVYREWLGKTRATLGPEGRRRPEFMMRPLAPKLRGYRVDG
- a CDS encoding 4Fe-4S dicluster domain-containing protein; the protein is MGHSTEVPLRYGFAIDQRTCIGCHACTVACKTEHEVPVGQFRTWVKYVESGDFPATTRDFGVMRCNHCTDAPCVKICPTQALFKRDDGIVDFDNERCIGCKACMQGCPYDAIYIDEDTHTAAKCNFCAHRVDEGLEPACVVVCPTHSIWVGDLDDPTSGIAKLVNENPVQVRAPEQNTGPNVFYLGADRAVLDPQAAPTGESYLWARPDEHRKSASKDLPVDPVSKARTTLNTAHPRPWGWRVTTYLWTKAVGAGAMLLAALAHMLGVDLGAVGDIVAPAIGVAGIAITGVLLVWDLKRPERFLYILLKPNPTSWMFWGAVVLGAGAGLFVAWLAMGVLGAAGIIAASTVDTVFTWLAVPALLAAAMTAGYTGFLFGQAEGRDLWQSPLLFWHLVVQAFMVGAGALVVAALVEDTDDAGRTFLLSALTVTALLHVFMLLFEYLGRHATRHAAAAAHMVVSGRYARMFWAGGIGLALLGTALAGAGWAAGSLALGLLAGLVVQGALLAYESVFVRAGQDVPLS
- a CDS encoding LysR family transcriptional regulator gives rise to the protein MPLPPRVPELGALDLLLSVAKLGSLGKAAREHGISQPAAASRVRNMERLIGVPLIVRSATGSQLTDEGSVIADWAGRVVDAAAELDAGISALRNQQASRIQLACSMTIAEYLLPGWLAELRRRLPGATIGLQVVNSAEVAELVLSGKVDLGFVEGARPPEGLDAYPVARDQLLLVVPHDHAWARRAEPVNAAELAATPLISREPGSGTRYVLDHELERLGYHSRPAPIMELSSTTAIKAAVEAGIGPAVLSSLALAEDVAQGKLVVVPTQGLDLRRVLRLVLRSGEQLPPVLRDVVAATGAGAGARRDRPGPGAARPLRP
- a CDS encoding ArsR/SmtB family transcription factor; its protein translation is MGNTADGQAAGLDPALRAELHELTAILCKALNDPKRLMLLYALAGGPRSVGELCELLDTTQPNVSQHLAMLRERGIVGTRRSGNSIFYSLRYPQLLHAIDLLRDIMAAEAGRRRDLAGRA